In the Methermicoccus shengliensis DSM 18856 genome, GATAGGCTGGATACGCAAAGAAGCCACCCTTGTGCAACACCTGGTTGGTGTCCCCTATGAACGAGCCCCCATACCGTAGCCCGTAGTGCTCCCTCTCCAGCAGCGCGATGAAGTGACGAAACTCGGGAAGCCACATCTCCCTGTTGCTCGGAACACCATACACCTTTCCCGGCGAGGGAATCTGGAGGTGCTCGTTTACCAGATAGTACACATCCTCAAGGTTGTGCTTTCTGCCCTTCACGAACTCGTGCACGCCCCGCTTTGCTGTGTACATCATCGTGGTGAGTGGGCCATACAAGATTGTCAGGGCTGCCTTCAGCTTCCTTCCCCTCGCTGGAAGCGGTGTGCTGGCGTCGTATATCCCGCATATAACGCCAAAGAGGTTGTTGCTCTCGATGTTGCTCGAGCCATCCAGCGGGTCGAGTGTGATGTTAAAAGCGCCCGTGCCCTCCTCATACTCCACGATGTCCTCAGATTCCTCTGATGCGAGCTGATGTATCAGGCCGGTGGACAGCAGCCCATCGATGAAAACATCGTTTGCCCACACATCGATCTTGGTCTGCTGCTCTCCCGATATGTTCACAGTGCCCGCCTTTCCAAGTCTGTGGGGAAGCTCCCGTCTGATGAGGATGGATAGCTCGCATATTCTGGAGATGAGGGTTGCGAGCTCCTCATCAAGTTCCCGAAGATGCTCATGGAGAGTTATCACCTCGCTCATCTCGCTCATCTCGCTCATCCGCTGCCCTCCTTCGAATAGGAGTGGTCGTGCCCATAGTTATGTTTTTCCCAATGTTGTTACTTGCAACTGTTCAGAGTAATCAACAGCTTAAAAAGCGTCCACACACCCTGCGCAGGTCCTGCACAGGTGCTCACCTCATCGAATGGAAAGGCGACAAAGTTCAAACCCCACATCGAGGACAGTTTAAGTCCTGTGGAGGCTCTCTCACTCTCTCAGCACCTGCAGCATCCGCTAAAGCAAAACTTTTTTAACCGCCTCCACGTTGCATCCACAGTGGGTCTATGAGCGAAATTGGCAAGTCGGTGAGGATGGAGAGGATTATCAACCGAGATTCAAAACGCACAATCATCGTGCCAATGGACCATGGAGTGAGCATGGGACCCATCAAGGGCCTGCTCGACTTGCCCAGTATCGTGAACAAGGTGGCTGAGGGAGGGGCCAACGCAGTTCTGGGCCATCTTGGGCTTCCCAAGCACGGACATCGAGGCTATGGCAAGGACATAGGACTGATCATCCATCTGAGCGCATCCACCTCACTTGGCCCGGACCCAAACCACAAGGTACTCGTGACCACTGTTGAGGAGGCAATCAAGGTGGGTGCTGATGCCGTCTCGGTGCACATCAACGTGGGCGCAGAGGACGAGGCCGAGATGCTCGCAGGGCTGGGACACGTGGCAGAAAGATGCGACTACTGGGGTATGCCCCTCGTCGCCATGATGTACCCGCGGGGCAGAAAGGTGTCTTCCGAGTACGACGTGGAGTTCGTAAAGCATGCCGCAAGGGTGGGTGCAGAGCTTGGAGCCGATATAGTGAAGACGAACTACACGGGCGACCCAGAGAGCTTCAGAGAGGTGGTCAGGGGCTGTCCCGTGCCCGTGGTGATGGCGGGTGGTCCCAAGACAGAAACAGAGGAGGAGTTCCTGAGAAATGTGTATGACGCCATGTCGGCAGGGGCTGCCGGGGTCGCTGTTGGACGAAACGTGTTTCAGGCAGATGACCCCACGGCGCTCGTTCGCAAGATCGCACAAATCGTTCACGAGGGGGCAACCCTTGAAGACGTGCTGAAGGGGTGAGAGGTTGGAAGGTGTTGTGTACGTGAACGGAAGCTTCGTGCCAGCACACGAGGCGAGCGTCTCGATATACGACCACGGCTTTCTGTATGGAGATGGTGTGTTCGAGGGGATACGGGCATACAACGGCAGGGTGTTTCGGCTGGATGCCCATATAGACCGGCTGTATGACTCTGCCAAGGCAATCATGCTTGAGATACCCTTGAGCAAGCAGGAGATGAAGGAGAGCATACTGCAGACCCTTCGAAAGAACAATCTCAGGAATGCATACATCAGGCCCATCGTCACAAGGGGCATCGGCGACTTGGGTCTTGATCCAAGAAAGTGTCCGAAGCCAAACGTGTTCATCATCACGCAGGAATGGGGAGCAATGTATGGCGACCTGTACGACAAGGGACTCACTGCCATCACGGTGAGTGTGAGAAGAAACCCGCCAGAGGCTCTCCCCCCCAACATCAAGTCACTGAACTACCTCAACAACATACTCGCCAAGATCGAGGCAAACGTCAAAGGAGGAGACGAAGCCATCTTCCTCGATGTCCGGGGCTGCGTGTCCGAGGGCTCGGGAGACAACATCTTCGTGGTGAAAAGAGGTCACATCATAACCCCTCCCACGCTCAACAACCTCAAGGGCATCACGAGAGAGGCAGCCATCGAGATTGCAGAGAGGCTCGACATACCCATCAAGGAGGCCGATGTGGGTCTGTTCGACCTCTACACTGCTGATGAGGTGTTCGTCACGGGCACGGCAGCCGAAATCGCCCCCATCGTGAAGATAGACGGAAGGGACGTGGGAAGCGGCAAGCCTGGCAAGGTCACACGGCTGCTCATGGCCGAGTTCAGAAAGCTCACCGAGAGCGAGGGGACCCCAATCTACGACTGAGCCTGCCTGAGCCGCCGCCCAATCGCGAACCTCGGCTTTACTTTCTCGATTCGCACATCGAGGTGCTCCCCCACATCGGCACCCTTCACGAACACCACGAAGTTGTTCACCCTCGCCACTCCCTCCCCCCTCTCGGAGAGGGACTCTATCACCACAGAGTGCACATCGCCCACGTGAAGTGCGGGTTCGAAGAAGCCCCGAGCCACCACATATATCTCGGCACTCTCCTTCCTCGATGCTTTTGGAGTAAAGAGGCTAACCTTGGCAAAGTACTCCTCCACCTCTGTGAGCAGTTCATCCAGCATGTCTCCCTGAAACACCTTGCACACCATTCTGCCCTTTGGGGCAAGCAGTGCCCTTGCCCACCTCAGCGCGCCCTCCGCCAGCTCGATTGACCTCGCGTGGTCATAGGGCCAGTTTCCAGAGAGGTTGGGAGCGGCATCGGAGAGCACCACATTCACCTGCCCCCCCGTTATCTCCCTCACCCTCTCGAGTGTTCGCTCATCTCTCATATCTCCCCTCAACGTGATGGCTCCCTCCACGGGCTCGATGTCCTTGAGGTCTACACCCACCACCATACCGTGGGAGAGCTCCCTCGCCACCTGCATCCATCCGCCGGGAGCCGCTCCAAGGTCCACGACGATGTTGTTCTCACGGATGATGTCGAACCTCTCGCATATCTGAATGAGCTTGTATGCGGCTCTGGAGCGGTATCCCTCCTGCTTTGCCTTCTTGTAGTAGTAGTCCCACCTTCGCCTTGCCATCACCCCACCTCCTCCATGAGCTCGAGCACGCGTGTTGCAAGTGAGATGCTCTTGTGCTTGCTGGACATCAGCGTGTCTGCCCGAACGGTATCCACAGCAAACTGCGAGGGGTGCACGTCATCCCTGTGGTCTATGATGAAAAGGTCGAGAAAGTCCTCGTAGAGCTGAGAGACGCCAAGAGAGGACGGCTCAAGCCCACATGCCCTCATCAGTTTTTCCGCTGGACCGCTGACAGCCCTGCCCCCTATGATGGGCGAGATGGCAAGCACCCTCTTTCTGGACAGGTACCGCCTCATTCCACCAACTCCGAGGATGGGTCGGATGCTCGTGATGGGGTTGGAGGGCCCTATCACCACCCACTCATTCTCGCGAAGCGCTTCCCCAACCTCGCGCGTGAGGTGTGCCCCTTCAAGCCCTTCGTGGCTCACGGAGAGTACATCTGGCTCTCCCTTTCGCACCACCCAGAACTGCTGAAAGTGCATTCTGCCCTCGCTGGTTTCGAGCATGGTACTCACGGGCTCATCACACATGGGCAGCACCCTCTCCTGCACACCCATCGCATGGCAAAGCTCGAGAGTCGCCTGCGTGAGGGTGAGCCCCTCACCGAGCATCTTCGCCCTTGCAAGATGCGTAGCCCTGTCGATATCGCCTATACGTAAGGGCTCTTCCATACCCAGCCCCCGCAGGGCATCTGCGGTGCTAAACGTGTCATTCCTCACCCCCCACCATCTCGATGTGTCCAGCCTATCACTGAAGAGATACAGCACTGTGTCGATGTCTGGGCACACCAACCCCCCAGAGACCCACACATCCTCTGCGGTGTTCACAACCACCGTGAGCTCATCTGGAGCCAACAGCTCCTTCAGACCCCAAAGCAGCTTTGGAGTCCCAGTACCACCAGAGAGCACCATCATCGACATCGAAAATAGAGGCGTCGGGGAGAAGGTATAAACATATCGTGCTACCCTATCACCATTATGATGTCCCCTGGGCTCACGGTATCCCCTTCCTTGACCAGAATTTCCTTTACCACACCCCCCTTAGGTGCCACCACATCGTTTTCCATCTTCATGGCCTCGAGGACTGCAACCACATCGCCCTCTCTGACCTCCTCTCCCTCCTTCACCTTTATGCGCAATATTGTTCCCTGCATCGAGGCGAGCACACCCCCTTCCACATTCTCTGGCTTGCTCATCTTGGGCATCTGCTCAACAGAGGCGACGGCCCCGCCAATGGGCTCCACTTTCACGATGTAGGTATCGCCCTCCACCTCCACCCTGTACTCGGTGGGCAAGAAGACCGCTGGGGCGCCGGCAGAGGGCTCGACAGGAGGTTCGAGAGGCTCCTCCTTGAGCTCGCCCTTGAGAAAGTCCACCGCAACTTGAGGGTACAGGGCATAGATGAGCACGTCCTCCTCCTCGCTCACGATGCCCAGCTCCTCTGCCTCCCTCTTGGCCTTTTCATACTCTGGCTCGAGCAGGTCCGCGGGACGGCACGTGATTGGGACGTCATCACCTATCACAATCTTCTTTATCTCTGGGTCCACGGACGCGGGCGTCCTCCCATAGTAGCCCAAGACGTAGTTCTTGACCTCCTTGGGCACCACCTTGTACCGCTCGCCCATGAGCACGTTGAGCACCGCCTGAGTGCCCACTATCTGGCTCGTGGGTGTGACGAGCGGTGGATACCCTAACTCCTTACGAACGATGGGAATCTCCCTGAGCACATCCTCGAACCTGTCCAGTGCGCCCTGCTCCTTTAGCTGAGAGACCAGATTGGAGAGCATCCCTCCGGGTATCTGGTACACCAGCACATTCACGTCCACCCTCTCCGAGATGGGATTGATGAGGGCACGATACTTCTCCCTTACCTCCTTGAAGTAGTTGGCAATCTTGCCGAGCAGCTCGAGGTCGAGCCCAGTATCGTAGGGAGTATCCTTGAGGGCTGCCACTATGCTCTCGGTGGGAGGTTGCGAAGTCCCCCAAGCAAACGGAGATATGGCAGTGTCCAGAATGTCCACGCCCGCCTCACACGCAGCATAGTACGACATCGGAGCAATGCCACTGGTGCAGTGGGTGTGGAGGTGGATTGGCACATCCACATCCCTCTTGAGGGCCTTTATGAGCTCGTATGCATGGTGGGGGGTGATGAGTCCCGCCATATCCTTTATGCAGATGGAATCGCACTCCAGCGCCACGAGCTCCTCCGCAAGCTTAAGATAGGACTCGATCGTGTGCACTGGGGAGAGGGTAAAGCATATGGCGCCTTGCACATGGGCATCCATCCGCTTTGCTGTCTTTATGGACACCTCCATGTTGCGTATGTCATTTAGCGCATCAAACACCCTGAATATGTCTATACCATTCTTGGCAGCGTGCTCCACGAACTTGATGACAACATCATCTGAATAGTGGCGGTAGCCCACGAGGTTCTGGCCACGTAGCAGCATCTGAAGGGGAGTATCCTTGATGTGCTTTTTGAGGGCTCTGAGCCTCTCCCACGGGTTCTCGTTGAGAAAGCGTATGCACGCATCGAACGTGGCTCCCCCCCACACCTCAAGGGAGAAATAACCCACGCTGTCCAAGTCCTCTGCAATGGGCAGCATGTCCCTCGTCCTCATCCTCGTGGCAATTAGCGACTGGTGAGCATCCCTGAGAATGGTGTCGGTGAGTCTTACCCTTCCCATGCTATCCTCCCTAAGGGGGGGGTTGGACAGACCACTATATAAGCCCTTTCCAAATAGACTGTTTTTTTGAATATTCAAGATGTGCATGGCCGATAGCCTTTTAAATTTCCATAATAGGGGGATGCACGATGCTTGCGGCTTTCGATTTCGCTTACTTGCTCATCGGGTTGACCATCATCATGGTGGCTTGCGAGCTTTTCACCAATGGGATAGAGCACGTTGGCTGCCGATATCAGCTCTCAGAGCAGGCCACCGGAAGTGTGCTCGCCGCCGTGGGCACCGCCCTGCCCGAAACCATTCTACCCATGATTGCCATCCTGTTTGCAAGGACTGGGGGGCACGAGATTGGAAGTGGTGCTATCCTCGGAGCGCCCTTCATGCTCATATCTCTGGCGATGCTGCTTGGGGGCATCACGGTCATCGCGGGCTGGGCTGCTGGAAGGCGTGGGCTCGTACTGGACATAGACCCAGAGCACGTGAGGTGCGACCTCGCATACTTTCTTGGTGCGTATGCTCTCGTGCTGGTGGTGAGCCTGCTGCTACATCCCCTCAAGGAGGTGCTCGCCCTTGCACTCATCGCCGCCTATGCGGTGCACACGAGGCGCACGCTGTACTCTGATGGGCAGATGGATGCCGAGGAGTGCAGACCCTTGTATTTCACGAGGGTCATCCCCTCACTAAGGCAGAACGCCAACCTCGAGCTTGCCCAGAGTGTCACAGGGCTCTTGGGAATCGTGGTGGGTGCCAAGGTGTTTGTGGATGGCATAGCAGGCGTGGCCCTCGAGTTTGGGGTTTCGCTGTTCTTGTTCTCATTTATCATAGCGCCGATGGCTACCGAGCTTCCAGAGAAGTTCAACAGCATTCTGTGGTACTGGAGGGGAAAAGACGCGCTCGCCATGGGGAACATCACGGGCGCGATGGTGTTTCAGGCCACGTTTCCCGTGGCAGTGGGCCTCCTGCTCACCCCATGGACGCTCGACTTTGAAGGGCTGCTCGGCATCGGGCTTGCGATGCTCGGTGGGACAATGTTCTATGTGCTGCTCGGTGTTAGAGGCACCTTGAGTGGCACATGGATGCTTCTCGGAGGCGTGATATATGTCCTCTATCTCGTGGGTGTGTTCAAGTGGGTTTAATCCCAACGGGGACGGCTACTTCCAGCTAACGTCCTCCCACGTGCTCGAAACATCCTCGAACGACCTTTTCACGTACCTGTCTATGAGCTGCGCCTCCACGTCAATGTCGAGCAGGTTGGCAAGGCAAAGGCACACAAACATTACATCGGCCATCTCCTCTGCCACACCCTCGTGGTAGCGCATCGCCTTGGACAGCTCTCCCACCTCCTCCATGAGCACTGCCAGCAAGAACAGTTCCCCCATCTGCCCATCCTTTTCAAGATAGCGCTCAGCCAGCACACGCTGCAGCTCGGATATGTGCATATGCTACTTCCTCCTTAGCTCCACCTTGGCGCCCATGGGCTCAAGATACAGACCTATCTCCTCAAGATAGGCTCTCACCTCCCCCCTATCGTGGATTAGCAGCTCCACGAGATCCTGCGGCTCGTCGATGTCCACAGAGGTGTAGAAGGAGTCGTACACCTCCACGCTGAGCCCCCTCTTCCTTGCAAGCTGTTCATGGGTGAGGAAGGAGAGGTTGTGGTAGCGTACCTCGAACCTCTCTGGCCTTGACACCCTGAGCACGTTGGTGCCACCCGCCCGTCCCGGAGCTATCACCACATCTGCGCTGGACGAGCACATCTCATCAATGTTGCGGCTCGTTATGAGGGGCAGGTCGGCCATCACCACTATCACCTGCTCTCCCGGCATGTGCTCTGCCACCTTCTCGAGATATGTGTTCACCACCTCGTCGAGGGGATGGGGTGCATATATCCATCCCACCCCCTCCACAGGAGACTCGAAACCCATGCTGGTGGATGCCACCTCCACCACGTCCACGCTCGAGCACACGAGCTGCTCGAGCACGCTCTTGAGCATGAGCATTGCGAGGTGTTCTCTCTCTGAAGGAGAGAGCACTTCGGCAAGCCTTGACTTGGCATCCTCCACCTTAAAGGGAACGAGGGCTCGCATTAATCCTCCTCAAACGCTCGCTCGAGGGGTGGCACTACCTCCTTCTTTCTCGATACCACTGGACGCTCTATGTATCCACTCTCCAGCCTGCCCTCAAACGCCCTCTCGAACACCGAAAGGGCGTTTTGCGTGCCCACGGCATACAGCCTGCTCTTTTTACTCAGGATGTGGGTTATCATGAGCACCACGAGCTCATAACCCTCGCCGAGCATCGCCCGCATCTCCTCCAAGAGGGCATCCATGTTGGGCTCTATCTGAGAAAAGTCCATGAGCTCCACCTGCCCTATGGCAACCCTGTGTCCAGCAAAGGAGAACTCCTTGAGGTCTCTATTGAGCAGCTCCGAGGCCGACCTGCCCTCGATATCGCTCTTCTTTTTTAGCATCTCCATGCCATAGTGCTCGAGCTCCACGCCAGCATGCTCTGCAAGTCTGTGGGCAATCTGCTCATCAAGGGGTGTGCACGTTGGAGACCTAAAGAGCAGCGTGTCCGAGATGAGGCCAGAGAGCAGCACGCCCGCAATCTGCCTCGAGGGGTCAATCTTCATCTCATCGAACATTCTGGCGAGCACCGTGCACGTCGAGCCCAGAGGTTCGACCCTGAAGTATATGGGAGCCGAGGTCTTGAGCCCTCCGAGCTTGTGGTGGTCCACCACACCCACTACCTGGTCCTGTGCCACACCATCCGGCATCTGGACGGGCTCATTGTGGTCCACGAGGTACACCGCCATATCAGGGGATGGAACGAGTGGCTGGGGTGGTTCGAACCCGAACGTTGAGAGAGCAAATGTCGTCTCTGCATTCAGCTCGCCTGCCCTCGCCGCCACGGCGAAATAGCCAAGCTCGTTGAGCATCTCGGCACACGCGATTGCAGCACATATGGAGTCCGCATCTGGGTTTTTGTGGCCCACCACATATATGGGGCCCATGGGGTCCTCCTTGCCAATGCCAATCATCCTCATCCAATTCCTCCTATCTCAGACGAGCATAACGTGCTCTCTCCCCCAGCTGCTCCTCTATTCTCAACAGCTGGTTGTACTTTGCAGTGCGCTCACCCCTCGCAGGAGCTCCAGTCTTTATGAGCTGTGCTCTGATACCAACGGCAATATCGGCAAGGGCTGCATCCTCGGTTTCTGCAGAGCGATGGGATGCCACCACTCTCCACCCAGCATCGTACACCATCCTCGCCGCATCCAACGCCTCGCTCAGCGTGCCTATCTGATTCACCTTGAGCAGCAAGGCCGACGCCGAGTGCATCGCTATTCCCCTCTGGATGCGCTTCGGATTGGTGACGAATATATCATCGCCCACCACCATCACTCCATCCAGCCTTCGGGTGAGAGTTGCATAGTTTTCGTAGTCCTCCTCGTGGAATGGATCCTCAATGTACAGAAGCGGATACTCGGATGCCAGCTCCTCATAGTAGGTCATGAGCTTATCTGGGGGGATGTCCATGCCATCGAGATGGTAGCGTCCATCGGAATAGAACTCGCTCGCCGCTGCATCTATGCCAACCATCACCTCATGCTCGGTATAGCCAGCCTCATCGATTGCCTGCATGAGGGCATCCAGTGCATCTCTCGTATGTACGATGGGGGGTGCATATCCCCCCTCAAAGCCCACGTTTGTGGCGCCCCTCCCATATTTCTCCTCCAGCACACTGCCCAGAGCATGATACACCTCGACACCGTATCTCAGACCCTCGGCAAACGTTGGCGCCCCCACCGGCTGTATCATGAACTCCTGTATAGCAAGCTCGTTTCCAGCATGCTTTCCACCATTGAGCACGTTGAACGTGGGCACGGGAAGAGTGGTGGGCGAGTTGTTCATGAGCGTGCCTATGTGTTCGAATAGAGATATGCCAATGGAAGAAGCCGCAGCCTTGGCACACGCGAGCGATGTGCCCACGATGGCGTTCGCTCCGAGCCTCGACTTGTTGGGCGTGCCGTCCAGCTCACACATCACCATGTCGAGCTCTCGCTGCTCCCTCGAGTCCATACCCACTATGCTGGGACCTATCTCCTCGTTAACACTCCTAACGGCCCTCAGAACACCCTTTCCATGATAGCGCTCTCCTCCATCCCTGAGTTCTACTGCCTCGTGGGTACCGGTGGAGGCGCCAGAGGGCACACAAGCCCTCCCAAAGCCGCTTTCCGTTCTAACGTCCACCTCGACCGTGGGGTTGCCCCTCGAATCGAGAATTTCCCTCGCACGCACATCTAGAATGACCGTCATGTGAACACAGCTCCACTCCTTGCAACATGGAGATACAGGCTCTAAATGGGCACATCATCTCAGGATATAAATGTTGGTGCCATACTCCAGCAAGGTGATGCGAGTGCATGCCCACAGCTCAG is a window encoding:
- a CDS encoding class 1 fructose-bisphosphatase, which gives rise to MSEMSEMSEVITLHEHLRELDEELATLISRICELSILIRRELPHRLGKAGTVNISGEQQTKIDVWANDVFIDGLLSTGLIHQLASEESEDIVEYEEGTGAFNITLDPLDGSSNIESNNLFGVICGIYDASTPLPARGRKLKAALTILYGPLTTMMYTAKRGVHEFVKGRKHNLEDVYYLVNEHLQIPSPGKVYGVPSNREMWLPEFRHFIALLEREHYGLRYGGSFIGDTNQVLHKGGFFAYPAYLDRPHGKLRLQFECNPMSLIVEEAGGKSSVGMGSVLDVEPTSLHQRVPLYIGNVELIDQMETLFAKCRDARLYY
- a CDS encoding 2-amino-3,7-dideoxy-D-threo-hept-6-ulosonate synthase; amino-acid sequence: MSEIGKSVRMERIINRDSKRTIIVPMDHGVSMGPIKGLLDLPSIVNKVAEGGANAVLGHLGLPKHGHRGYGKDIGLIIHLSASTSLGPDPNHKVLVTTVEEAIKVGADAVSVHINVGAEDEAEMLAGLGHVAERCDYWGMPLVAMMYPRGRKVSSEYDVEFVKHAARVGAELGADIVKTNYTGDPESFREVVRGCPVPVVMAGGPKTETEEEFLRNVYDAMSAGAAGVAVGRNVFQADDPTALVRKIAQIVHEGATLEDVLKG
- the ilvE gene encoding branched-chain-amino-acid transaminase produces the protein MEGVVYVNGSFVPAHEASVSIYDHGFLYGDGVFEGIRAYNGRVFRLDAHIDRLYDSAKAIMLEIPLSKQEMKESILQTLRKNNLRNAYIRPIVTRGIGDLGLDPRKCPKPNVFIITQEWGAMYGDLYDKGLTAITVSVRRNPPEALPPNIKSLNYLNNILAKIEANVKGGDEAIFLDVRGCVSEGSGDNIFVVKRGHIITPPTLNNLKGITREAAIEIAERLDIPIKEADVGLFDLYTADEVFVTGTAAEIAPIVKIDGRDVGSGKPGKVTRLLMAEFRKLTESEGTPIYD
- a CDS encoding 23S rRNA (uridine(2552)-2'-O)-methyltransferase, which encodes MARRRWDYYYKKAKQEGYRSRAAYKLIQICERFDIIRENNIVVDLGAAPGGWMQVARELSHGMVVGVDLKDIEPVEGAITLRGDMRDERTLERVREITGGQVNVVLSDAAPNLSGNWPYDHARSIELAEGALRWARALLAPKGRMVCKVFQGDMLDELLTEVEEYFAKVSLFTPKASRKESAEIYVVARGFFEPALHVGDVHSVVIESLSERGEGVARVNNFVVFVKGADVGEHLDVRIEKVKPRFAIGRRLRQAQS
- the cofD gene encoding 2-phospho-L-lactate transferase — protein: MSMMVLSGGTGTPKLLWGLKELLAPDELTVVVNTAEDVWVSGGLVCPDIDTVLYLFSDRLDTSRWWGVRNDTFSTADALRGLGMEEPLRIGDIDRATHLARAKMLGEGLTLTQATLELCHAMGVQERVLPMCDEPVSTMLETSEGRMHFQQFWVVRKGEPDVLSVSHEGLEGAHLTREVGEALRENEWVVIGPSNPITSIRPILGVGGMRRYLSRKRVLAISPIIGGRAVSGPAEKLMRACGLEPSSLGVSQLYEDFLDLFIIDHRDDVHPSQFAVDTVRADTLMSSKHKSISLATRVLELMEEVG
- the oadA gene encoding sodium-extruding oxaloacetate decarboxylase subunit alpha; its protein translation is MGRVRLTDTILRDAHQSLIATRMRTRDMLPIAEDLDSVGYFSLEVWGGATFDACIRFLNENPWERLRALKKHIKDTPLQMLLRGQNLVGYRHYSDDVVIKFVEHAAKNGIDIFRVFDALNDIRNMEVSIKTAKRMDAHVQGAICFTLSPVHTIESYLKLAEELVALECDSICIKDMAGLITPHHAYELIKALKRDVDVPIHLHTHCTSGIAPMSYYAACEAGVDILDTAISPFAWGTSQPPTESIVAALKDTPYDTGLDLELLGKIANYFKEVREKYRALINPISERVDVNVLVYQIPGGMLSNLVSQLKEQGALDRFEDVLREIPIVRKELGYPPLVTPTSQIVGTQAVLNVLMGERYKVVPKEVKNYVLGYYGRTPASVDPEIKKIVIGDDVPITCRPADLLEPEYEKAKREAEELGIVSEEEDVLIYALYPQVAVDFLKGELKEEPLEPPVEPSAGAPAVFLPTEYRVEVEGDTYIVKVEPIGGAVASVEQMPKMSKPENVEGGVLASMQGTILRIKVKEGEEVREGDVVAVLEAMKMENDVVAPKGGVVKEILVKEGDTVSPGDIIMVIG
- a CDS encoding sodium:calcium antiporter — protein: MLAAFDFAYLLIGLTIIMVACELFTNGIEHVGCRYQLSEQATGSVLAAVGTALPETILPMIAILFARTGGHEIGSGAILGAPFMLISLAMLLGGITVIAGWAAGRRGLVLDIDPEHVRCDLAYFLGAYALVLVVSLLLHPLKEVLALALIAAYAVHTRRTLYSDGQMDAEECRPLYFTRVIPSLRQNANLELAQSVTGLLGIVVGAKVFVDGIAGVALEFGVSLFLFSFIIAPMATELPEKFNSILWYWRGKDALAMGNITGAMVFQATFPVAVGLLLTPWTLDFEGLLGIGLAMLGGTMFYVLLGVRGTLSGTWMLLGGVIYVLYLVGVFKWV
- a CDS encoding MazG nucleotide pyrophosphohydrolase domain-containing protein; translation: MHISELQRVLAERYLEKDGQMGELFLLAVLMEEVGELSKAMRYHEGVAEEMADVMFVCLCLANLLDIDVEAQLIDRYVKRSFEDVSSTWEDVSWK
- the cofC gene encoding 2-phospho-L-lactate guanylyltransferase gives rise to the protein MRALVPFKVEDAKSRLAEVLSPSEREHLAMLMLKSVLEQLVCSSVDVVEVASTSMGFESPVEGVGWIYAPHPLDEVVNTYLEKVAEHMPGEQVIVVMADLPLITSRNIDEMCSSSADVVIAPGRAGGTNVLRVSRPERFEVRYHNLSFLTHEQLARKRGLSVEVYDSFYTSVDIDEPQDLVELLIHDRGEVRAYLEEIGLYLEPMGAKVELRRK
- a CDS encoding manganese-dependent inorganic pyrophosphatase; translation: MRMIGIGKEDPMGPIYVVGHKNPDADSICAAIACAEMLNELGYFAVAARAGELNAETTFALSTFGFEPPQPLVPSPDMAVYLVDHNEPVQMPDGVAQDQVVGVVDHHKLGGLKTSAPIYFRVEPLGSTCTVLARMFDEMKIDPSRQIAGVLLSGLISDTLLFRSPTCTPLDEQIAHRLAEHAGVELEHYGMEMLKKKSDIEGRSASELLNRDLKEFSFAGHRVAIGQVELMDFSQIEPNMDALLEEMRAMLGEGYELVVLMITHILSKKSRLYAVGTQNALSVFERAFEGRLESGYIERPVVSRKKEVVPPLERAFEED
- the eno gene encoding phosphopyruvate hydratase, whose protein sequence is MTVILDVRAREILDSRGNPTVEVDVRTESGFGRACVPSGASTGTHEAVELRDGGERYHGKGVLRAVRSVNEEIGPSIVGMDSREQRELDMVMCELDGTPNKSRLGANAIVGTSLACAKAAASSIGISLFEHIGTLMNNSPTTLPVPTFNVLNGGKHAGNELAIQEFMIQPVGAPTFAEGLRYGVEVYHALGSVLEEKYGRGATNVGFEGGYAPPIVHTRDALDALMQAIDEAGYTEHEVMVGIDAAASEFYSDGRYHLDGMDIPPDKLMTYYEELASEYPLLYIEDPFHEEDYENYATLTRRLDGVMVVGDDIFVTNPKRIQRGIAMHSASALLLKVNQIGTLSEALDAARMVYDAGWRVVASHRSAETEDAALADIAVGIRAQLIKTGAPARGERTAKYNQLLRIEEQLGERARYARLR